A part of Podarcis raffonei isolate rPodRaf1 chromosome 12, rPodRaf1.pri, whole genome shotgun sequence genomic DNA contains:
- the RALA gene encoding ras-related protein Ral-A has protein sequence MAANKPKSQNSLALHKVIMVGSGGVGKSALTLQFMYDEFVEDYEPTKADSYRKKVVLDGEEVQIDILDTAGQEDYAAIRDNYFRSGEGFLCVFSITELESFAATADFREQILRVKEDENVPFLLVGNKSDLEDKRQVSVEEAKNRADQWNVNYVETSAKTRANVDKVFFDLMREIRARKMEDSKEKNGKKKRKSLAKRIRERCCIL, from the exons ATGGCAGCAAATAAGCCCAAAAGTCAAAATTCTTTGGCTCTGCACAAAGTCATCATGGTAGGCAGTGGAGGTGTAGGAAAATCTGCATTAACGCTGCAGTTCATGTATGATGAG TTTGTGGAAGACTATGAGCCTACCAAAGCCGACAGCTACAGAAAAAAAGTAGTTCTAGATGGGGAAGAAGTCCAGATAGATATATTGGATACAGCAGGGCAGGAGGACTATGCTGCAATTCGAGACAACTACTTCCGAAGTGGAGAGGGTTTCCTCTGTGTATTCTCTATTACAGAGCTTGAATCTTTCGCTGCTACAGCCGACTTCAG AGAGCAGATTTTAAGGGTAAAAGAAGATGAGAATGTTCCATTTTTGCTAGTTGGTAACAAATCGGATTTGGAAGACAAAAGACAGGTTTCTGTAGAAGAAGCAAAAAACAGAGCTGATCAGTGGAATGTTAACTATGTTGAAACGTCTGCTAAAACACGAGCTAATGTCGACAAG GTATTTTTTGATTTAATGCGAGAAATCAGAGCAAGAAAGATGGAAGACAGCaaagaaaagaatggaaaaaagaaaaggaaaagcctAGCCAAGAGAATCAGAGAAAGATGTTGCATTTTATAA